In Sorghum bicolor cultivar BTx623 chromosome 10, Sorghum_bicolor_NCBIv3, whole genome shotgun sequence, one genomic interval encodes:
- the LOC8076397 gene encoding uncharacterized protein LOC8076397: MASQDIKSHRAGAEVITGDAACRKKSVELLEELGLPKGLFPMEDIKEFGYNRETGFMWLIQGKKKVEHTFKKIKQTVSYATEVTAFVEKGKLRKITGVKTKELMLWLSVVEVYVPEASLDKVTFKTGTGLSDTFDAPAFALGE; the protein is encoded by the coding sequence ATGGCGTCCCAGGATATCAAGAGCCACCGTGCTGGTGCTGAGGTCATCACCGGAGACGCCGCATGTAGGAAGAAGTCTGTTGAGCTGCTGGAGGAGCTTGGCCTCCCCAAGGGCCTGTTTCCAATGGAGGATATCAAAGAGTTCGGGTACAACCGCGAGACAGGGTTCATGTGGCTGATACAGGGGAAGAAGAAGGTGGAGCACACATTCAAGAAGATCAAGCAGACGGTGTCCTATGCCACCGAAGTGACGGCGTTCGTCGAGAAAGGCAAGCTAAGGAAGATTACTGGCGTGAAGACCAAGGAGCTGATGCTCTGGCTCAGCGTCGTTGAGGTCTATGTTCCTGAGGCCTCGCTGGACAAGGTCACCTTCAAGACCGGCACAGGTCTGTCTGACACCTTCGATGCCCCTGCCTTTGCGCTCGGAGAGTAA